CCCCACGAAGTGAGAGAGGCCACATCAGATCAGTGCATAAGCCTCTCTCATTTGGTGGGGAGCCTCACCTTTTCGCTCAATCCCTCCACGCTTGCCGGTGAGCGActgggggaaagggggaggggactgtggggagagaaaaaagccAGTGAGAAACGAAGCGACGGAGTGGCGCTCGATGTCGAGCGAAGAAACACATAAAGAGACGCAACACCAACAGCGTCCCATTGAAGAAGAGGTATaggcagagacacacaccgacaAGGAACCACGTAGGAGTGGTGATTCCTCTTGGTTGCGCTGCCCACTCTTCCCTTGCGGTGGCTcactcgccctctcccccatttGTCCCTACTTACACGGAAGGCCCACCGCCGTGTCTATTTTGGGGTCTCAGCAGTgcgccccccgcccccccccccccatacgcagtgaaggaaaagagggagcacCAAACCAACAAGGGGAGAGACAAGACGTGGTgcaacaagaagagagggaggcgggggtggaagagaggcatACAAACAGGCGCACCGCGGTGCTAAACAAGAAAGACAAGACGATGAAGATGACAGAAggtgagagaggaaagggggaaaaagggaaaacagagagaaaagaggggagaggcaaaggagggTGGCGATGAGAAGaccaagagaagaggaaaaaacgCCCTTTACGCGCAGAGACACATCGGGGGGCTTGGCGGCCACGTGCACGACTATACATGAACACAGGCCCCGCAGAAAACGAGCTCGTGGCCTTCATTGGAGAGCCAACAACGAGAAGTTGAGATGTGGAAGCGAAGCGGAAAAATGAACGGGAGGcgagaacaaaaaagaagaacaaagtACATCTCTGAGAtgagaaagaagaggtggggggtggtggaggggaggcCCGCAGAAaaacagcaagagagagagagagagagggggggggagggggtgagagggagggagatgtgTAGACACAacagagggaagaggaatACACTGGCGCCGGTAGAGCGgcataaaaaaaaaacaacgaaaagagaacgTTTTCAACGCGGCCCACAAACTCCACACGTGAGGGAGGCCATTACATCCCCCGTCTGGAAAAGCGATTAAAAAAGTGAAAAATAATCATAACAGAGGAAGCcgcgcagcgacgagggaagggaggaagagagagaggggggagggagggagaggaggaaggaaagacgaaacaagaaaacaatcgacggtggcgagagagagagcgtccAAGCTACCGAGTTAGTCAGCGCACACCTTTCCTCATTCGGTGTCCATCcatcctccctctccttaaagagaaacaaaaggcaGAAACTGGAGAACCAACAAGGATGTCAACCTCCTCGTCGTGAGAGTAGctgatgggggggggggctccTTCTGCTAGCTTAGATTCAAAACAGAAAACCTCTAGTTCATTTAATGTTAAAGGCTGCAAGTACGTCTTCCTATACTCCACAGTATGAACAAGATGAGCCTTCTGCTTAAACTGCTCCTTAACTCAGTAGTGCTTCCTCTATACCACGCACATTTCAGTAACACTAGAAAGCCACGACGGGGTAACAGTACTTGAGACCATATATCCCCCGAGACCTTCACACCCTGCTGAGTCACAGAACGCCTCTTTCANNNNNNNNNNNNNNNNNNNNATCCCCACAGACTTGAGGCTCCAGTTGCCAGCGTACATCCAAAAGTACGCAGGGAAGATGAAGCCGATGAACCCGCCGCACAGCGACCCAACCAAGCCGAGTGCCGTGTTGATGCTCGGGATGAACAGGCCGCACACGAGGGTGACCACAGCCGTGCTGAGAATCACGATCGTGTGCTTCCAGTACGGCACCGTATCGAGGTCCCAGCCCAGGCAGTGGTACGTGAAGTTTCGGCACGGCAGCATGTTCATCGCGAAGGCCGCGCAGATCTTGATGAGCATGCCAACGTACGCAACCATAACGTACGGGTTGTGCACGGGGTCCAAGTTGTACAGGACGGAGTCCTTCGTATCGTCCCCAAAGTCAAAGTACCCGAAGACGCCAGTGAAGATGTACAGCACCATGCACACCGTCATCGCGATCGCACTCGCAATCGTCAGCTGGCGCACAGACGGCTGGGGGCGCTGCTCAAAATACACTGACCCAGTCACAGCCTggcacagaaaagagaaaacaaagatAGACAAGCCATAAACTGCTTGGTTGCCCGTGGTGAAGTACTTCATGTCGCCCCTCGCAGGCCTTCCCTTCATGCCGTTCGTGCTGGAGTGCACCACAATGACGACGACAAAGTACAGCACCATGGTGACGCCGATGGCGGAGACGTAGCGGATGCTGTTCACGCGCTTCGGAATCACGACTGGCACCATGAGCACGAGCCAGATAAGGCTGGTGATGCAGCGGTTGCCGGCAGTGGTCAGGAGAAACGCCGGCGTCCCAGGGGACTTCTCGAGGATCGGCGAGATCAGgctgctgacggcgctgATGTAGGCCACGGCAGTGCCAAAGCACGACAGCCAGAGAACAAACCCGACGAAGTAGTCCCAGCCGCGGCCAAACAGGACGCGAGCGAGCTCCTCGAACGTTTCGCACCCCGTCGCCTTCATCGCGTAGCCGAGCAGCGTCATGGTGTACACCGTCGCAGCGGTAACAACCACGAGGTAAATGACAGACATGATGATGCCCGACATGGCGAAGGACGACGGCATCGAGATGATGCCGCCACCAAGCGTGACGGAGCCAAGGCTGAAGCAGTTCGAGACAACACCGCCATAGGGGATCAGCCACTCGGTGAAGCGGAAGATGATGTTGGGCTGCCGCTTCTGgacgtcgctgtcgttgtgGTGACCAGTGGACTCCGTCGGGCTCCCACTGTGGAGGGGGTTCTTCGGCTGCCCGTCGCTCAGGTCAACACCGCCCGTGTTGCTCGAGTTCCCGTCCGTGAGCGAGCCATTCAGGGCATTGTCCTCCACCTGTGCTTGGATAGGCTGGTTGGGCTTGCTCATGTTCCGGCTTGCTGCGCGCCAGGGAGTGGTGCGGCGTGCAAAatcgccagcagcggcggccggcgctgcgcacggagCAGTGCGAGCAGTCAAGAACGGccagaaggggggggggactgcgcgaagagggaagcgagaggaacccacagcagaagcaaaggggaggagggagcgcaaagcagaaaagagacgTGGCTACCGGGACAAGACAGTGATGGGAATGAGGGAGAAAGtgcgaggggaagagagggcagTCGAGTGGACGCGTAGGTGGCCTTagcagaggagaaaaaaaaaccaaAAATCCGCgagcaaagaggagaggcaagcGAGGCAAGAGACTGAACGAAGGGCTAAGTCAAGTCTTTCACGGTGAAGACAATGTGCGTGAAAGACCGTGGGGAAGGccggaagggagggagagaagaataAGAGCGAAAAGGTAAAACAAAAACCAACAAGCTGTTTTGAACCGTATTTTTATTTCTTGGCCGCTGTGTCCTTTCTTGTGTGCGTTCGTGTCCagtgcgcggcgctgctgtgggaAGAATGCTGCGTTCTCTGCTGGTGTTTGGTCTTCTGTCTGCGAAGCGAAAACGCTGGAAAGATACGAGGGAAGAAAGTgtgcaagggagagaaagggagaggggggcgtgcCTGCTTCAAACGCGTTTGATTTTGCTCATGTAAGCGCACTCGGAGGAAGGGGGACAAAGCAGGGCGAGTTTGGAGGCGCCAATCACGAAAGGGCAGTAAGAGCATaggagacggagaggagcCTACAGGGATGAGACAAGGGTTGGTAACATCTTCGCCCGTaaaagcgaagaggagcCGCCCAGAGTATTACAGAGTACGTGGTGAGTCGCATTGAAAAGCTGCAAGCTCAGTGCAGTCCCATCGTCATAGCACAAGCAACCACATGTGTTCAGGATTGCACAATGCTGCTTGACAGCATCTGAGTGGATGTCTTGACGCTTGCTGCTCTTGGGATTGCCGTGAATGAGAGAGCCGAGTTGAGGAGTTGATAGGAAGGCGAGAAGGTAAAGTGGAAGCCGCCTGCTCTCAGAGGGATCGGCAGTCTTATTGTGTGCGCTGGCTGTCCTGGCCTACCTAACAACAGAGGAACCCCCGGAGAGTGCACGGCGGGGCAACGAAAGTGAGACGTCAGACGCGCGAAATGTACATGCAGTGCACtcaaagaggggaaaaggagaagtggGGGAAAAATGCTCTTTTCTGTGCTGAACAACCCGAATGAAGTTCAGCTGACGCATCTAGAAAAAAACTGTCtcgcaaagcagcagcgtccgCCTCACAGGCGCTTAGTCTTTTAGTGCCTCGTCCTGTCCATAGGGTGGTAGGGGTAGCGACTAGCGCGTGCAGCAAACTCTTCGTTCCTACGACGGTCAGCCTCAAACTTGTCGGCGCGGTACGTCGGCTTCGCACACTCCAGGCGCTCTAGTATCTTCGCGTTCTCCCGCGCAATGACAGCCTGCTCCTGGTTACGACGCCGCTGAGAGCTGATCGCCCTGTTGTGGTCACACCACGGTTCCGAGGTATCCACACCACCGCGGGTGTTCATGATGTAAACCATCTTTTCCACCAGCTTCTGGTTGTCGCGGTTCACCTGCTCCGCACGCGCCACGTTGCCGCGCATGGAGCCGAGCGGGCGCACATAGGCGCAGCTCTTCGGCGTCGCATTATcgatgcggctgcgctgcgttcTCACCCGTTCGACGTGTCTTCCGTAGTTTCGCTCCCGCTCCCGCTCTACACACGCCATGTTGCCAGTCCTCTTTGGCTCCATCTTGAAGAGTGCGCTGGGCAGATCGaaagagcagcgagagaatGACGAGAACTGCTGGTAAGCGCAACGGAGATGGGAAGCGAAATAAGAGAGGCGCTACAGCGTGATCCGTTGCTGCACGTACGGTGAAGACAAAAGacacgcaaaaaaaaaaacgcagaTAATCAGAGTAATCTTCGACAAAGCGCGGAGACCAACTTGATCAGCACGTTCGCTCAACTGCAGATGTGAGAAACAGAAAGCGCTGGTATGAAGTAGTGGCTCTCCGTGTCGCACGCGAGTACACCAAACGTCAAAGCGTAAAGGATtcgaagagaagagagtgagCGACCTAAGCAGTGCTGAGGCGTTGTAACACACGCCCATGAGGCGTTTGTGAGGTGCAcccagaaagagaaagaggtggagagagaggcgcgagaGAACCAGTAGAAGCACAGTGCCTCCGTTTCAGCGGGAGGGATTGAAAGAGGTGCGTGGCAAACCCCAGAGAGTGCTTCAGATTATTCTTCCGCTGGCGCAGAAGAAACGAGGGAAAAAACTGTGTTGCAGCGTAGAATTGGACTTACGCAACATCTACAACGCCTGTTAGAAGGGGTGtgttttttcctcctctcttttgcctctccttctacACAGCGCTTTCTCTCAGTGCTGCGAGCTGCTGGAAGCGCACACGTTGGCGGTAATCTCGGCTGCACCCCGCTTTGCACTCACGGGGTATGCTTTACCGCACCACAGCTCTGCTCTTCATAGGAAAGAGAATTCAAGAAAGacagaggaaaggagagcgaaacggaaagcgcagagagtgcagctcccccccccctccctccctccctctgcctctcccttcatGTACGCGCTGTGCGCTTACGCTTTTTTCAGTCTCTtagagaagaaggcggtaTGTTATGTACAACAGTGGATggatggaggggggtggaaAGCACGAAACGCCTGAGAACACGAGACGTATACAATTTTATGAAAAGaatgacagagagagagagagagagagagagagagcagaaacctgcaaagaaaaaaaagacacatTTTCTCGTCGAAGCGGCCAGGGTGTGCGCTAAAAGGTGGAAAACTGTAGGGGGATTCCACACCAGACTAAGTACAGAGAACGTCCTGTTAACAACTCAAGGCGTTGATTTCAATGCaagtaggagagagagaacaggtCCGTTACTACACTCTATACTCACATCACACTTCCATCAGTTGTTAGCTCCCGTCTTGTTTGGCTTGGTACTATAGAGTCACACCTAGAGTACTTCCGTACTTCGCTGTGTAGGCACAATCCAGAAAAACCCGTGCTCGCGATGCATTCGAGCCTGCCAAAGCGCAGATAATAATTGTGCAAAGAAAATGAAAAAAGGGCGGAGTCGTAAACCAACATGCACCATCGTGgaagcgaaaagggaaaacaatAAGCGCGGCGCTCGCTAACTGAACGAAGTCAGTCAGTCactcacactcactcacactcacacacacacacacacatacacacgcacaagcgcaggcgaaaaaaaaaggggggaaaagaaaacttaaagaaggggggtgggaagAGAGCGCACTGCCCTTCAAGCCAGGGGTATGTCAACCTGCCGCAGGCTGGTACGTGCGATGGCGGGAGGCATAGGCCTCGCTCGAGAACGACATCGCTCTGCTCCAAAAAGCTACTCCTACGCCAAGAAGACGTCAGACATACTCCTCACTGTTCTTGCCGTTGCCAGGCGCGCTCTCGACCGCCGTCATCACCACAGACCCGGGCAGGTGCAGCTCGTCGGGGCGCTTATACGCAACAAACAGCGCCACAATCACGCCCACCACGGTGATGCccaggcacacccacacaagcgGGAACTCCTCCTTCGActttgccgccgccagcgacacacacgctgcgAGGGCGACAATCAGTAGCTGCATGGCGGACATTGCGGAGTGGAAAACGCGAGTATGAAAAATAGAAGGGGGAGATAGAGAGAATTGTCACTGATGAGAGACGCTCGCCTTTTtgcctgtgggtgtgtttgtTGGGTGAAAGACGTAGAAGGACGTTTGAGGGAGCTGTGGCTGTGCGAGTCGACTGATCGCTACTCGTGCAGGTGTACCCGTTGCGAGAgtgtagagagggagaatgCAATATGCGAGAGATGAAGGTGAAGCAAGCAGTCCCTCGGCCAGCCACCTTCTCGGCAGCTAGTCGGAGGCGATGCGCaggtgtttttttttttcgccctattcttctcttctgtggCGCTCACTAGCACGCCCTATAGCAGAGCAGCTGAGCAGAGAAAGTCCCCACCATCACAGTCCGCAAAGGGAGGACTGTGATGGTGGAGAGAGATCGGTCCCACATTAGCGCACActggtgcagcgcgaggCGAAGACAAGATGGACCTGAGCCGTGTGCACCTAtagcgcagcaccacacaTAGAAAACCAAactcagctcctcctctccttaaTGCTATGTTTCACGTAGGAGGCCGACTCTCGGCATGGTGAGATCACTCAGTAGCTCACTGCCCACCCATGGCCGTCCATCGACTCCACAGCCGAAATAGGGAAGAAGACAGAAGCGCGAATTCGTCGCCCCttggcgaaaaaaaaaaatagcaacggggagaaagaaaggcacCCTCCCGCATCTATGCAGAATTGGGGTATGCTGGTTAGTGCGGCTGTCTGTGAAAATCCTCCAGGTGTTTGCTGCACTACAgacgtcttctctctctttgatTTGTTTTCTCTCGGGTGTGTTCAGGTGAAGCAAACCCCACCAGTGGCCGGTTCGATGCCTGTCTCAGGCGCGAGATGGGTGCAATGTGGTGGTGCGGggcaagcagagagagagaagccccGGGGAGACAGGGGGTGAGCCCTGCGGCCTGGAGGCCAGAACGAGCAGAGAACGTCGACGTCCAGCGAAGTGGCCCGCTCATGCGCATTTTACAGGCCTCTGAGGTGGACGTTGTGTTACTAGACGCTTTCGAATCCTTCAGTTGCTATCGGCGATGGTGGGGTACACCTCACCAGGATACCAAGGTCCTACACCCCCTCTGTAAGAGAgaggccaggcagcccctATTCTTGCCAAATGCCGAGCCCCCTTAGGTGGTGGAAAGACCCAGCATTCACAACGTAGGGGAGGTAAGAGCGACGCATCGCTGTGGATGCCAGCGGTCAGGTCGTGAAGTGTGTTGCGTCGGAGTGAACTGCGGCAGTGAGCACGTTTGCATCACCCATATGATGGACAGGGTGTCAGTGTGACTGAAGCATATCTCATCGAGCCCTCACTGCCTGCTAGTGGGGGGCCGGaatcgcccccccccccccccgaggGATGTACCACATGGCGAGCGGCATAATGGAaacggcggtgaggcgaccAGCGAGGCGAGTACGTCGCTGGAGGTTGAAGGAAGGACCGTGCCCCCATGACGGAGTCAGCGCATTGCTGTACCGCGCTTCGACGACTGCTTCTCACCACGCGATACGCCTTGGGCAGGTCCTGGAGGTCGAGTGGAGCTGAACGTACGTTGCACAGCAGAGAATGAAGACACTGAAAATACGCAAGGGAGAAATCTGGCAGACGTGCTGCCTTTTAGAAAAGGCCTGCACAGGCGGAACTGAAAGaaacagggagagggggtaaAATCACCGGCAAGGCTGCATGCGTGAGGGGCAACCATCAATCACGCTGCAtctgtgctgttgctgctgctgctgctgcgtcttgAACTCAGCAGGGGTTCTGAAAGCCCATTAGGCGGAGGTGTGGCCATTGTcgagctgcgcgctgccTCCCCTCACTGAGAGAGGGCAAAAGTTAAAAGATAACACTGAGACGCCCGACCATACACCCtcgggaggaggaggctcaGCTTGAGCAACGATAGGACGTGCAGAGCAGCCGTGACAGCAGAAGCCAGGGTGGCCCTGCGTAGGTGGGCACATGTTTGTTGGCTCGGCGTTGCTACGGACAGTGGCACATCACGACGGAATCCGTGAATggataaaaaaaaacatcCACATCAAAGCAGCATGCGAGGGGCCCAGACAGGGGGAAGTGGTAGAGATGGAGATGAAAATGACGAAGCGAGGTGGAAAAAGTGCTGATGAGGCGACGGGTAGTCCACTCGAGATGAAACGAGAAAAAGCGGAACAAAGCagagaaaacacagagaaagagagatggtGCAGTAGTGGTCGGGGCATCTCATTAGAGAGACACGAGATCGAAGCGAAACGGTAAACCcaaaaatgaaaaggagaggaagggggaacaATCGATGAGCACGCCAAAACAGCGAGAGACTGTAGGCCACGTAAAGCGTCCACAACAGAATGAATGCACACGCAGCTTTAAAAAGTCAGTGCCCACAAAGTGGCCGCGCTTCTTAGCTGGAGGAGCCGAGGAGAACACAGGACACAACGAAGAGGCAGGCGCCGTTGGTCGCCCTTCTCTCGATGTCGTACCGCGCTGCCTCTACAGTGTCCGAGAGAGCGGACTCTCAACGCGAGTGTGCAGTGAAAGATGGAGACGCTGCACAGCggagaaaacaaacaaacaaacaaacaaacaaacattCCGACGGACGCAGTGGACGTCAGCAGGACACGCAGTAGCACAGACGCTGGGACAGGGCACCAGCACATCACGACACAGAAAAGATACACCAGCCATGATGCTGTTTTTCAGGAAATACCGCCGAATGCAGAGCCCTCCAGGCGTCGAACCGAGAAGACTACGCACGAGGTTCAACAAGGTTTTGCTGTAAGGAGTAACGGGAAAAGGTtgggcagcagtgctgtgAGGCTCGACCAGTGATTAGCGGAGAAGATATAGAGATGCCGGTTGCCCCTTCTTGGCTCACAATCATACACCTGAGTCTCATCACTGAAGGTCAAGTTGGTGTTCATTCTACGACTACCTCTTTTCAGCCCTTTCCCGCAGCCCAGGATGAGCGTTTCTTGTTGCTAGCGTTCCATCTTGAGCATTTTTGCACATGAGTGTAGGCGTCTCAACACGACAGCCTACAATGGCATGTCAGCTGGTCCTGCAACAGGCAGCTTCGTTGGGTACTCGCTCGTCACAGCCACCGCAGTGGTGCCAGCCGCACACACGGCCATCTCCGCGTCGAGCATTCGTGCGGCTTTGCCAGGCTGTAACCCAGCCAAGGCCCTGCCCAGCACTTCTGGGTTTCAGCTCGGCTtcacgaaagaaaaaaaacgcatcTCATTTTTCCTGTGGTGCCGTAGTAACGCTCGTGCACCCCCGAGGTGAGCCAGTAAACCTGCGTGCAAAGACTCCCCTTCATGTCAGCACGCAGGTAAACCATTATGCGAGAAAGTAACCGGGACCTGCGCGGACCTAGGCTGACGATCCGCGGTGTGCCGCGGAGGAGCTTTTGACGACGGTAGACATTACTAAGACAGAGAGCCTTGTCGCTGCTCGCGCTAGAGTCAGTCCCAACAGGGCTCACTGCTTTGGGAGGCGCGCTAGTACCACTCTGCAGGATACTGGTGAGCATCAGCTGGGCAATGTATGTGCTTGGCTGCTCCTTTTGTTGCGCCCCGTGCAGTCGTACACACGGAGTTGGGGGGGTGATCGAGTGTGTTAGCATAAATGGGATTCTGCTCCCCCTCGCTCCGTCGTTGGTGTAAAGGCTTCCCACAAGCAGGTTCCGGTAATGGGTCAAGATAGTCGTAACGGCAGCGGCCATTTGTGCCAGGCAAACTCCTTGTCGATAGCGGAGGTACTGTGGGAGATAAGTTGCACAACACCTGCCTCCGAGCGCGCAGTCCCAGTGCCTCTCCGAGTTCCccacgccatcgctgcctgcgtTTGCAAGCGTGAGACTGCGGGTGTCCGTCGAGTCAAACGAGTCACCGTCGCCACGTTGGCCCTCTTTCCACAGCGTCAAGCAGTGCAGCAGAATCTCACTGTGACGGATGGTGAAGAGACAGCAGCGGGCTGTGAGGTGGGATACTTCCCCTTCCCTGGCGCTATCGGGCATGAGGTGTGTATACGCAACGGCAATagcggaagaggagaaaagacGTCCAACCGATGGTACAACTCGCCGTTCAGCGGGCGACGAAGTCCCACCACCTCGATGCTGTAGATGGTGTGCGCACTGACGTCCTCTTTACCTCCATATATGCAGTATTGCCATCATCTCCCTTGACGCTTCCCGGCGCACTACTCGACAGCGCGGGGTTCTTGTCGCCGTCATTCTGGCAAACCCCTGACTCCTTCACGGCGATCATCATCAGCGTTCTCCCACTTGGTACAGCGATCTTTGCTGAGACCTCTCAGCAGCCAGCTGTGATCACGGCCTCTTCCGCGGACACGTACGCACGGCCGCTTTCCCTAGGAATGACAGCGGAGTTGTCTATCTTGTTATGGTGTGTTTGAAGCACAACCCATCGTGGATGTGAGCCAGGCGCCATGTCTGTGGTGACGCCTCAGAGCCTGCAGAAGAAAAGGCT
The DNA window shown above is from Leishmania panamensis strain MHOM/PA/94/PSC-1 chromosome 31 sequence and carries:
- a CDS encoding hypothetical protein (TriTrypDB/GeneDB-style sysID: LpmP.31.0860); this encodes MEPKRTGNMACVERERERNYGRHVERVRTQRSRIDNATPKSCAYVRPLGSMRGNVARAEQVNRDNQKLVEKMVYIMNTRGGVDTSEPWCDHNRAISSQRRRNQEQAVIARENAKILERLECAKPTYRADKFEADRRRNEEFAARASRYPYHPMDRTRH
- a CDS encoding hypothetical protein (TriTrypDB/GeneDB-style sysID: LpmP.31.0870), which translates into the protein MSAMQLLIVALAACVSLAAAKSKEEFPLVWVCLGITVVGVIVALFVAYKRPDELHLPGSVVMTAVESAPGNGKNSEEYV
- the AAP13.2 gene encoding amino acid permease, putative (TriTrypDB/GeneDB-style sysID: LpmP.31.0850~partially sequenced multicopy gene) translates to MSKPNQPIQAQVEDNALNGSLTDGNSSNTGGVDLSDGQPKNPLHSGSPTESTGHHNDSDVQKRQPNIIFRFTEWLIPYGGVVSNCFSLGSVTLGGGIISMPSSFAMSGIIMSVIYLVVVTAATVYTMTLLGYAMKATGCETFEELARVLFGRGWDYFVGFVLWLSCFGTAVAYISAVSSLISPILEKSPGTPAFLLTTAGNRCITSLIWLVLMVPVVIPKRVNSIRYVSAIGVTMVLYFVVVIVVHSSTNGMKGRPARGDMKYFTTGNQAVYGLSIFVFSFLCQAVTGSVYFEQRPQPSVRQLTIASAIAMTVCMVLYIFTGVFGYFDFGDDTKDSVLYNLDPVHNPYVMVAYVGMLIKICAAFAMNMLPCRNFTYHCLGWDLDTVPYWKHTIVILSTAVVTLVCGLFIPSINTALGLVGSLCGGFIGFIFPAYFWMYAGNWSLKSVG